One window of Hypanus sabinus isolate sHypSab1 chromosome 10, sHypSab1.hap1, whole genome shotgun sequence genomic DNA carries:
- the LOC132401065 gene encoding cytochrome P450 1B1 — MISNRTFTLGRVLEKEVLAVKELTKPGVQLVLALALSVLLGLQVWKWLQHQLREWDRPSLPGPFPWPVIGNAAQLGDLPHIAFCRMARRYGNIFRLKLGSCTVVMLNGEEVIRQALIRQGADFAGRPDFTSFDVVSGGRSLAFKSKGQIWKLQRKVAHSTVRAFSTFNVNAKKIFEEHVVCEMHQLIRLFLNKSREGAFFNPWNNLIVTVANIMSAVCFGKRYSHSDAEFLALLSNNDRFGRTVGAGSLVDVMPWLQYFPNPIRTIFNDFKQINREFYDFIQEKAKQHRLTFRPQRIRDMLDALIRSIEYQQGAGLSPHYVEASLTDIFGASQDTLSTALHWLILHMIWKPELQRKIQEEVDRVVGRQRLPTFQDEPHLPYLVAFLYESMRFSSFVALTIPHSTTKDTLLHGYHIPKDTVVFVNQWSANHDPEKWPKPELFDPNRFLNEDGSVNKDLTNRVMIFSLGKRRCIGEELSKMNLFLCIALLTHQCTFRANPNEKLTLDFTYGLTLKSKPYTINVTLRDSMEHLQAAAQRMEQAEDKQ, encoded by the coding sequence atgatttctaaCCGGACTTTCACGCTGGGACGGGTGCTCGAGAAGGAGGTGTTGGCTGTGAAGGAGCTGACCAAGCCGGGAGTGCAACTGGTGTTGGCCCTGGCACTGTCCGTGCTGCTCGGACTGCAGGTTTGGAAGTGGCTGCAGCACCAGCTCCGGGAATGGGACCGCCCGAGCCTTCCTGGCCCTTTCCCCTGGCCCGTGATCGGCAACGCGGCTCAGCTCGGCGACCTACCCCACATCGCATTCTGCAGGATGGCCCGGAGGTACGGTAACATCTTCCGCCTGAAGCTGGGCAGCTGCACGGTGGTGATGCTGAACGGCGAGGAGGTCATCCGCCAGGCTTTGATCCGGCAAGGCGCCGACTTCGCGGGGCGTCCCGATTTTACCTCCTTCGATGTGGTGAGTGGCGGCCGGAGTTTAGCTTTCAAAAGCAAAGGCCAGATATGGAAGTTGCAGCGCAAGGTCGCACACTCCACCGTCAGGGCTTTCTCTACCTTCAACGTAAACGCCAAGAAGATTTTCGAGGAACACGTGGTGTGCGAGATGCACCAGCTGATCCGCCTTTTCCTGAACAAGAGCCGAGAGGGAGCTTTCTTTAACCCGTGGAACAACTTGATCGTGACCGTGGCCAATATCATGAGCGCCGTTTGCTTCGGCAAGAGGTACAGTCACAGCGACGCTGAGTTCCTGGCGTTGCTGTCCAACAACGACCGCTTCGGGAGAACGGTAGGAGCGGGCAGCCTGGTAGATGTCATGCCCTGGCTCCAGTACTTCCCCAATCCCATCCGCACCATCTTCAACGACTTCAAGCAGATCAACCGGGAGTTCTACGACTTCATCCAGGAGAAGGCGAAACAGCACCGCCTCACCTTCCGCCCGCAACGGATCCGCGACATGCTGGACGCCTTAATACGGTCGATCGAATACCAGCAGGGCGCTGGGCTCAGTCCCCACTACGTAGAGGCCAGTCTGACCGACATCTTCGGGGCCAGTCAGGACACCCTGTCCACAGCTCTGCACTGGCTGATCCTGCACATGATCTGGAAGCCCGAGCTGCAGAGGAAGATCCAGGAGGAGGTGGACCGCGTGGTGGGGAGGCAGCGTCTCCCCACCTTCCAGGACGAACCACATCTGCCCTACCTGGTGGCTTTTCTTTACGAGTCCATGCGCTTCAGCAGCTTCGTGGCGCTCACCATCCCTCACTCCACCACCAAGGACACGCTGCTCCACGGATACCACATCCCCAAGGACACGGTAGTTTTCGTCAACCAGTGGTCCGCCAACCATGACCCCGAGAAGTGGCCGAAGCCTGAGCTCTTCGACCCCAACAGGTTCCTGAACGAGGACGGGAGCGTGAACAAGGACCTGACAAACCGGGTGATGATCTTCTCCCTGGGGAAGAGAAGGTGCATCGGCGAGGAGCTGTCGAAGATGAACCTCTTCCTCTGCATTGCCCTGCTGACCCATCAGTGCACCTTCAGGGCCAACCCCAACGAGAAGCTGACGCTGGACTTCACATACGGCTTAACCTTGAAGTCCAAGCCCTACACCATCAACGTGACCCTGCGGGACTCCATGGAGCATTTACAGGCGGCCGCGCAGAGAATGGAGCAAGCGGAGGACAAGCAATGA